One genomic region from Nilaparvata lugens isolate BPH chromosome 3, ASM1435652v1, whole genome shotgun sequence encodes:
- the LOC111058340 gene encoding probable serine/threonine-protein kinase clkA, giving the protein MLIEIHKLHIIIVIIFLHYTNIILGTGNVDDHLSHDRIISSSSFSQPNSKMRKNIKLEAPYQLKKLDKYDLTDNVAQPALKSKVCGETIVKNRLSLQYPNVKHPTSFVAKRSSDLLEIESSEVSPSKNINNTEENYSNNCNTDSTGTFQTFVDMLNKIPSSAPSGNIVGLSQNPIGTSSNSFNKDEDAVILDSNRGSSYFNEARENNNNNAANYYLPSHSLLDSMRSPDQANSISEISMKDKIDLSTSRIVELDSKNPPPDWVFSSGENLAKSGGINLVLPDTHGNENPPDWIFSPPENLAKTKSKLVDDSDNDKYHKYNILQLHNAGLRAGLVDNADYEAQFDDRSNLASPYNSENERAIGLNEEFETNSKFRKRKLISKSRESRDGQKKVIDIGKESILSLDSLNDLRDLLIKNYVPSNNDFVPGKNKRRSLTNGKNIKSSDNTKGTIDLKKEVSRSKFDNGNISPTINNNSIANKTTLHPVNNIFSVKLNRTSYLAKTNSSERNTDGTNNKSIAISINSKPNLILKNLTPLVKEKSNNTLQSDRKSELLRNFPNTLSEKSNYYSIPKGVLVDNRDNPKINVEGSYMEHLLKNNNDFNKINESDESYVILRSKELQRMKNVLLNNFKQMIVNSDKKGDRVDTTCYYPWELSTIETCTQAESRPTSPSVGSISPNDGMEVISISSTDSQVADGVVSTTSPNSPEFDMNSSTNLQDFDKFSPTSQPTTSQESNVQEDTKPYDLSDLNTSTESGRQDDIFSRTTQQQSDQRSSPGLSDIYSNKLTENSGCQVDDSFTEGLYFLVPAKGVNAIKCALENSRKIYMGSSITGSFIASVDAPNMVAKDTLSHNPLSSNLTITNDTILRDTIEHILRNKKNQGTQLLQDEENEEESGQGARVIKLIG; this is encoded by the exons ATGTTGATAGAAATTCACAAACTGCACATTATTATCG tgataatttttctacattataCCAATATTATTCTTGGAACTGGAAATGTTGATGATCATCTCAGTCATGATAGAATTatttcctcatcctccttttcCCAACCAAATTCAAAGATGCGCAAAAACATAAAACTAGAAGCACCTTATCAATTGAAGAAGCTTGATAAGTATGATTTGACTGATAATGTAGCACAACCAGCATTAAAATCAAAAGTGTGTGGAGAAACAATTGTAAAAAATCGTCTTTCACTACAATATCCAAACGTCAAACATCCAACATCCTTCGTTGCAAAACGAAGCTCTGATCTATTGGAAATTGAATCCTCGGAAGTCTCCCcttcaaaaaatatcaacaatacGGAAGAAAACTATTCAAACAATTGTAATACTGATAGTACCGGTACATTTCAAACATTTGTTGATATGTTAAATAAAATTCCATCCAGTGCACCTTCTGGTAATATAGTAGGTCTATCACAAAATCCTATTGGAACGTCATCAAACTCATTCAATAAAGACGAGGATGCAGTTATATTAGATTCAAATAGAGGTTCATCTTATTTCAATGAGGCCAGagaaaacaacaataataatgctGCCAACTACTATCTTCCATCTCATAGTCTACTAGATTCAATGAGATCACCAGATCAAGCAAATTCAATAAGCGAAATTTCCAtgaaagacaaaattgatttgaGTACAAGTCGAATTGTTGAGCTGGACAGTAAGAATCCTCCACCCGATTGGGTTTTCTCCTCAGGTGAAAATTTAGCAAAAAGTGGAGGAATAAACTTGGTGCTACCTGATACTCATGGTAATGAGAATCCTCCAGACTGGATTTTTTCACCTCCTGAAAATCTTGCAAAAACGAAATCTAAACTTGTAGATGATTCAGATAATGATAAATATCATAAGTATAATATATTGCAGCTGCATAATGCTGGACTGAGAGCTGGATTGGTTGATAATGCTGATTATGAAGCACAGTTTGATGATAGATCGAATTTGGCGTCGCCCTATAATAGTGAAAATGAGAGAGCAATTGGCCTAAATGAAGAGTTTGAGACAAATTCTAAATTCAGAAAAcgaaaattaatatcaaaatcTAGAGAATCACGAGATGGTCAAAAGAAGGTGATTGATATAGGAAAGGAAAGCATACTCAGCTTAGATTCATTGAACGATTTAAGAGATCTACTGATAAAAAATTATGTCCCTTCTAATAACGATTTTGTTCCTGGGAAAAATAAACGCAGATCTTTaacaaatggaaaaaatataaaaagtagtgataatacaaaaggaaccATTGATCTCAAAAAAGAAGTTAGCCGATCAAAATTTGATAATGGTAATATTTCTCCGACCATCAACAATAATTCTATAGCTAATAAAACGACTCTTCATCctgttaacaatattttctctgtcaaattgaatagaacATCATATTTGGCCAAGACAAACTCCAGTGAAAGAAATACTGATGGAACAAACAACAAATCAATTGCGATTAGTATTAATTCTAAGCCAAATCTGATCTTGAAAAACTTGACTCCACTAGTTAAGGAGAAATCTAATAATACACTGCAATCTGATAGAAAAAGTGAACTGCTGAGAAATTTTCCGAACACTCTAAGTGAAAAAtcgaattattattctataccGAAAGGTGTCCTTGTTGATAACAGAGACAACCCAAAAATCAATGTTGAAGGATCTTATATGGAGCAcctgttgaaaaataataatgatttcaacaaaataaatgaaTCCGATGAGTCTTATGTTATTTTGCGGAGTAAAGAGCTGCAACGAATGAAAAATGTactgttgaataatttcaagcaGATGATAGTGAATAGCGATAAAAAAGGTGACCGAGTTGATACAACTTGCTATTATCCGTGGGAACTGAGCACTATTGAAACTTGTACTCAAGCAGAGAGTAGGCCTACATCACCCTCTGTTGGATCTATTTCACCAAATGATGGCATGGAAGTAATCTCGATTTCATCAACAGATTCTCAGGTTGCTGACGGGGTGGTTTCTACTACATCACCTAATTCTCCAGAATTTGATATGAATTCTTCCACAAACCTTCAAGATTTTGATAAGTTTTCCCCTACCTCCCAACCAACGACTTCTCAAGAATCCAATGTACAAGAAGATACAAAACCATATGACCTTTCAGATTTGAATACATCTACAGAATCAGGACGACAGGACGACATTTTCTCCAGGACGACACAGCAACAGTCTGATCAGAGGTCTTCTCCAGGCTTGAGTGATATTTACTCAAATAAGCTGACTGAGAATTCGGGTTGTCAGGTTGATGATTCGTTTACAGAAGGTTTGTACTTTTTGGTCCCAGCAAAGGGAGTGAATGCAATAAAATGTGCTCTTGAAAATAGTAGGAAAATATACATGGGTTCGAGTATTACAGGGAGCTTTATAGCTTCAGTTGATGCACCTAATATGGTGGCGAAAGACACTCTCTCACATAATCCCTTGTCATCGAATCTCACCATCACAAATGATACAATCCTTCGTGACACTATTGAGCATATACTTaggaataagaagaatcaaggcaCCCAACTTCTGCAAGAcgaagagaatgaagaagagagTGGACAAGGGGCTAGAGTAATCAAATTGATTGGTTAA